CTATTCAAGTTACGGTCTGATAGCAAAAGTAGTGCATTGTTCATAAAAGCTCAGGATTTTGCCGCTGTTTTTagaatttcatgtatttaaaTGCCGAACACTTTATTGTCAAGGCTTCACTTTCAGCTTTCAGCATTTGGCTTTGCCCTATAATTTCTACAATTTGCGGTTTCTTGAATGAGCCAATTGCAATCACATAGCGCCAAACGATCGGGAAATGTTGTTGAAGGTGGTAGTAACTGAAGGACCAGGTTTTTTGCTCCCCTAAAAGCAATGTCTGATTGTTGTTCTAGCGTTGCCTCTTCGTGTGCGACTTCTGTGTGCGACTGAGTGATGACGATGCAGGTAGAGAAATCGAATCATTAATTTCTGCGTTAAAACATCACATCATCAAGAGAGTGTGTAAAAAACTGTAAGAGATCTATGTGGTTTTCTGGAAAGGATGTACAATTATGTGTATTTGGCGAGGTTGATAATAAAGACCCGATTGTTTCGTCTAGTCGTTACGCTAGTCCATAGTGGACACCCCTCACTTTAGATGTGAGGTCTGGGATGAGTTTTGCCGGTACGATGTGTTTTGTGGACCTTGAATCAATTCTTCGCATGTATTTGTATAATATATTtaagctgtttttgtttttgtttttttttttttgctttttgaactGGTGCAAGCGTGGCCGCGCTCTTCAGTGTATTAAAACATCACAGACATCAACTGGGACTCAATTTTTAGTCGTACACAACGACACTTCTCAATCCCAACGTGGGCTGCTACAACTAATAGCCTCAGCCTGGTGTTTAACTTACAGCTAATTCCGGTTTCCATAAAATACTTCACTGTACATAAGTTGCATGAGCTTGTATCTTAACAGCAACACCCTTCATTCAGCTGATATACAGACAAAATCTACATTTCTCCCCCTTCATCTCCAATTCCATCTGAGTTAGCGTTAATTTTTGCCATGCCAGTTAGGCTTTTCCGCGTTCCAAGTTTTTCCGTCCTCTTacgttcttgtttttttctttttttgttgtctttccTGTTTGATGGACACAACACGATTTGTTGAATATGAACTGGACAAAAGCAATCCATCGTCCACacgaaagacaaagaaaaggaaaacaaaaaaacattaccTAAGCGCGTGACAAGATGATTGCGTGATGGCAGTGACGAGAGGTATGCCGTCCTCAAACATGTCcgccttttctttgttttcttacacCAGCAGGTCGATTTAACAACGGGACGGAAACGTCAGATGACGAATGGTGGGCTTGCGAAATAGTCTGGATTCTTAATTATAATTGGACAACATTTGTGTATTTGAGTTTTGAGCGCCATTCCCATTCTCGATCTCATGATGTCAGGTGAGAGAATCATAGAAACGAGGTTTCCATGCTGTTTTCAGGTCGACGAACGCTGGCTTCCAGTGAAATTCTTGTTACTCTATGTGTTATGTTTGCCTGGATACGAGCTTTACTGAGACTCCAAATCTAGGCCCTTCTTTTcttcattaatttatttgttgGAATCAcgtaaaaactgaaacaataatCATTAGAAACTAACATTACAAAACATTCAGAGAAATGTAGCAAATTACGATAAGCGAAAGCCATCTTAAATAACCTCGTGTCTAATCGAGAACACGAAACTGTGACACGAATTACACGTAAATTTGAGAGGTAAACATATATATAATCAATAAGAAATATAGATGTTACAAAGcagaaagaaataactataAATCATACCTCTTTCTCCGGTCTTTCTTCTAAATTTACCATAAAACTCTCCTTTATTCAATATTCATTCAACACCCACAAGAGAAAAACGAATTCCGATCTAATCTTACAACACGTAAAGGATAatggagataaaaaaaattggatcaTTAAGCGGAAATCAAAAGTTTCATAATCTAAAACCGCAACACTATGATTTATTAAAGCGCAGTGTTCAACTTCAGCTCGTCTTGCAATTCTCACATTGCGTGGTTACCAGTTTCCCATCCCAAAAGCCAAGTGAGAGGACCTAGGAACGATGCTTTTGGTGGGCGTTAAACATAAAGCAATCTTTCGTGCGACTTGTCTGACAATGTTGTTTTGACAGACGTTGTATGACACGTTTTTTGACGGAAGTAAGACCGAGAAACGTCCCCTGCAACTTCTTCCACAACTCGGTTACCTGAAGTTTTCAAATTCTTAGGAAGACAGGTACCTGGAAGGTTGTTACACATAGCAATGTTCGGGTCACTTGACTGCTTTTCATGACACcaaagaaacattttcattGACTGTACAGAAAGTTGCTTCAGTGTGCGatgtttgaaaaattgattGCCGGGGATAACGCTGCAACCAGCATTGTTAAACAGTGAATTAAAGCCTACGTCTGTCTTCAAGAAAGATAACTCAATCAACGGAAAATGACATATGCCAGTAAGACAAGATGTTTAAACATCAAGATAACTAATTTATCCACAGGTTCAAAGAATAGTTTTTGCTGTTAGATGTACCAGTGTCCCCTTCGTGGCCAAAATCGTGTTCTCCCTGTCCCGTTTCCAAGAAAGAAGCCTCCTCAGCTTCGGTTATTGCGATCCCGTGATCCGCCTGTTTGCAATCATGCCCTCCTCCACCAATCATCAATACCGCTCCACCACTACTGCCCCAGTCGCACCAGAAGCCGACTTGTGTTGCGTTTTGAAGTGATCCACTGCATGAGGCTTGTCCGAATCCATCGGTTGTTTGAAACTGGCCGCCATAATGAACGTTGCAATTTCCCAGGCAGTCATCGCTTGCCCAAACTGTACCATCCCTGAAGTTACCATAACTTTGGATTTTCTTACGGAAGGTCTGTCTACCCAGACAGTCACCTGTGGTCTGCAGCAGTGCAGTGTGCCGAGGGTCATCACTGCGCGTGATCTTGAATTCGAGACCGCTGACTAACCAGAATGCTGGCGAAAGCATGTCTGCGTTTACTGATGGGCTTATTTCTTTCCCAACGCCTACACTCTTATCGAACCACCACTCTCCACTATCGTTCATCCAATTTTTGGCATCATTATTTGAGAACCGAGCAATAAGAGTCCAAGCTTGGCCAGAACTTGTCATATCACAATAAGCCTTAAAAGCAACATAAAATGGTGTTTTATTCTGAACTCTTTTCCTGATATTTTCCGCCCAGTGCAGGTTCCCCGAATGCGTGAAATACAGTGCCTTGGTTCTATACATTTCACACAACATTGTGAACGATGAGTTTTGATATAACACGAGAAGATAGAATAACAAATGAGTGCCTGCTTACAAATGTAATGAAAAAGGCTTCTCATTCTTTAAGAACACGGTCGGAGTTCCAACTCGTGACCTCACACACTAAAATCCGACACCAACTGAGCCGACTGAGCTAAAATGCTTTTATTCTCATTACTTTCCTCCATTCAGAtttcaagtttattattatttgacatGGCACTCACATAAAATGAACTTGAATTCCTTGATAACGTGTATAGCCCGTCACTAAGAGAGATCTGTCTCTGCTCTCCATCCTCACGTACAgctaaaaaaaggaatgaaaattgataCAACTCACTTCAACATGACCATGGCTatgattttgttttccaaatgtAAGCAGTTTACTTTCCTCCTTCTCAACCtttgaaagttttcttttagCCGGCTTCAGCTACAGATATAAGAGCAGACTAAAAGGCACCAGAGAGTCTTTCAGCTTGGACCTTCAAGGTCGAGACACAAATATCTGTCCTGCACTTTTTAATGCGCTCAGCGGTCCTTACTTCGCAACATGTGGTGAATTCTTgttatcatcgtcattattaCTATagctgtcatcatcatcatttattttcACTGGCACATGGTGTAGTGACATCGTGCTAACATTCTTATTCAAAATACACCAAATATTACGACAACCTACAATCCTGGCCAAAAGTGTGGGGACAGTTCACAGCAGATGATCTCATAAGCAGCCTCTCTGAAGACAATGATCGTACAATTTCGCCTCCACCACCCCCCGCCTCACGCTTGTCAAAGTTAATGAAAATCAACAAGAACGAAAATTCTATTATGCTTTTTAAATTTCCTCTTTTAACCCTATCCGATCTATTATTCAGAAAAgcttcattttctttcagtATTGCTAGGCAGAGGGGGTCAATTGCACTGGCCActattcgattttttttttcgtttttttttcaacgtcAGGAATATCCATGAACACATGATACATTGATTTCTTACCCTGACAGCTTTCTCTACTGTAGTTGTATGCGCACCCGAAAGAACCCGGAATATTGATGCACTTGAAATGAATACGACAGTTGTGCGTCGATTCTCTGCATTCGTTAACGTCTGCAAAAAAGGAATAAACAAATTCTGAAGGACACCAAGAGCAAGAAGACGACCaactagaagaaaaaaaatgaggaaAGAGAGGAAAAAGAATGATAACGATAAACGTATGGACTGATTAAGATAAAGATGACATGATGACtgtcatatttcatcaaattatCTTCGCTGTTTTTTCAAAGACCTAACTCATCGTAATTTCCTTTCAGGACATAATTCTGCCAAATTTACGTACCTGTGCAAGTTTTGCCGTTGCCAGTGTATCCAGGGTTGCAAGTACAGCTGTAAGAGCCATTGGTATTGTTGCAGACCGAGTTCTCGTGACAAACGGGTGGTAAAGCGGTGCATTCATCAACGTCTGGAAAAAGTAGCAATATCACATGGAAAACGTCTGAAACAGAAATATTTCCTTGATTCCCCAAAAAGGACAAAGAGGACGTAggcgaagaagacgaagaggacAAGGAAGAAGAAGGCGAACGGAAGGAGAAAGGAGAAAACGGAGAAGACGTGGAAGAAGCAAACAAAGAAgacaaggaagaagaagacaaaTCCAGGTCGAAGAAcacgaaaaacaacaacaacgacatgAAAAAGACTAACAAAGGGAAGAACTCTAACGCCTGCGGCAACAATTTTTCCACGATGAAACACCGCCTAACGTTGCCTTTCTAGAACTAACCTCCGGTGTTCATGTCACAGTAAGCAAATACGGGTGTTCCTAGAATGATAGACGATAGCCAGTACTTGCCGTCACGCCCATTTTCACTGGTTTTGACTTCGTTGCAAGATTCAGCAGGCACTTCAGGTACTGAACCTACGGCAGCTGCAAGGGACATGATGATACGCAAATATGAAGTGAGGCTAAATTGAAGAGCATTTGACAAACGAGGACTGAAAGGGTATTAAGAGTATTACTTGGTTGAATGAAATCTGACTAGTCGTGCTTCCCGAGCAGTAGGCATTTtagtacatttctttgacgtagtctgcaaaGCAACAACGCGAAATCCTCTCTTTGGGAAGTTTCATAAGTAGTACGACGGCTGTGCAAATAAAACGTCACATCTAAGTGGAACTTTTCCTTTGGTAAAGTCTTTTGCTATTATTCCACGAttgtcacgttgtacaaaataggcggagtgcactttcgcttggtTGGCACGAATGATTTTCATATAAAGTCAtctttcctcattcaaccaatcatatcgcTGATTTGTcattgccgttgccgtcgtcgtttcttcatcgccagaaatttaggACACAAGACACCACGCGCGGTTACACGCGGCAACCTGAAGACCGATCGGGACGCCGAAGTGTACAGAGATTTGTATGGGCATTCGAGAAAAATAgcaaatatctctttaagactcaaagaaaataaaaatgtgcaactgaaccatAATAGGTTGTTATATTATGGGGCTAACTATGAAAAGATTACAACAAAGTAAACgaatttcatgtatatttttttcgattttcttccaagggtagccgccgaaatttttgtaaggaatcGTGGGACAATTTATATTTAACGAAGTCGGGAAAACCGTTTGTTTATAAACCGCGGTTACAGGCGAAATaagcttgatggaaaaaatgtgcaagtggTTGTTGTGAATATACATATTCAACTTAATTACCTTCGCTAGAAGAGTCCTCGTAGATTCACTTTCATGTTTTCTTCGATTGAACAtcccacaaaagaagaaacggcGAAATTTCCATGCCGATTCTTCGATAAAGTCCTTAAAATACGCAGAATTCAAAAGGCCATATCTCGGCAAAACATGCACCGAATTCGCTTCCAAAGACATCGTTGAAAAGGTTGTTTCTCCGCCTCTCTTTCTGTGTAGAAATCATTTTGGTCAGTGGGTTTTTTTTGTGACACAAGCCGATTCGATTTACCACTGTTTCGGCAATGGCATATGAGCCCGTCATGAGCCTGAACCAAAGCACAGCGGACATCAGTTAATGCCAAAACCGCGGGGTTTTTTAATCTCTTGtgggtgaaaaatatattcctgttgTTATAGTAATAACAGTACAGAGgataataacactacagaggaAAACATGTGTAAATTCCTATATTCCACCGAGGAATTCGCTCTCTTACGAGTcattgccgccatcttgttttcgaaGATATCCGCTGTACTGGACAGGCTCAAATGTCCTGAATTTCTAGCGATGAAACTCTAAATTAGAAGTTTTGACGAGGACTCGAATCTACACTTGAAAACCAAATCCCTCACGCTCAATTTATTATTTCGCGCAGCACGTGCAACACTATGAATATTTTAACCAATGAGGTGTTTCTGTTGAAGAGATGAAGAATCACAGGTACGTTTCCACTTGCGGTATGCATTCTAGAACAATCTACCAATATATTTCTTTACGGTGGTTAGAGACATTTTTCGATGCCTTAAAATTAAACTTAGACTGATATGTTTCTTTCCCTCTTCGGAATGACGATTTTTTATTATCATGTGTCTAAATGTATTAGATATCTGTATCTTTAAATTTTTGTCTATGCCAAACAAGTGAATAGTGTTTTTGGCGggtgctgattggctagcatCGAGAGGTGATTATGCAATTATATTCGCCTctacctcagtgaataattattaaatattcCCTCGATGACAGCTTGCCTCAGTGTTTCTTTCCAGTACGACACAGCATCGATGTTTCCTCAGAAATGCTTGTCCGAGTGAGAGCGAAAGGTGACCATGAGAGCCACCTCAATGAAGTTACAACCTGGAACTCACTCTTTTCTttatagagagagagagggattAACCTTAGGGAAAACTAGGCGTTACTAACCTCTTTTTCTGAACTTCTTCATGTAAACTTTAGTATGATCTTCGGCAAAATCTTGGGGCTTTGCCTCTTTTGTACGGTTGTTCAACTCGCAAATTTCTCCACGAACAACATGATTGACACTTTGGCAGCGGATGTCGTCATCACACGCGCGCAGACAATAAATAGAGCTTGGAACTTTGAGGGTCTGGTAAACATGGTGCTGAAGAGCTCCGCCATAGATTGGCTGAAAGCTTTCACACGCGTCGGCATCCATAACACTGGAACTCGAAGCCTGGTCGAGTAAAGAGGCAAGGTACAAGACCGAGAAAACCAAGTTGCGAACTAGCCGGTCAATTTGATGAACCATTTTCACGTTTGGTCACACAGATGTAACCCTgaaaacaacatcaacaacaaacaaacaaaccaattGCAATCAAATTAACATTCACCACTCttttaataaatattaaatgaaTGCATTGGATCAAACTGGTATTAAAAACAGAGTTAATATTGTAAATGAACCAAGCTCAGCCTGACGAAACAGTCGATGGGTTCATGCTCAAGACGCATACGTCAGTTTGGAAACTCTGATCTGTTGTAAATTCCTTCCTTCCACTAAACGTAGCACTATAgcttactactactactactactactactactactactactactactactaataataataataataatagtgataataatattaaacatTAAACTTATCACCTCCTCAGTAGCTCGTCGGAGCTTACCCTAGGCAAAATATAAAAACTTCATCTTTATGGGAATTTCACAtatgttgttttgcagaagacTACTACAAAATGTATTAAAATGCTCTGCGCATGTGCGAAGTGATATTTAAGGCCTGAAATTTCAGGCAGACATTTTGTCGCCAAACCCAATTTCATGCTAGGCAAATACGACTTCGAGTTTAGTGGCGAAAagaaataatgagaaaaagttaaaagaatATTCTCAAATGGTTTTGTTAAAGGCCGAtgtgaaaacgatttttttctctttttattccATGTCTatgtcagtcaataaattagAATGCAAACACAACATTGACTTATGTAAAAAGTCTTCAAAAAGTTTTTAAAAATCTCTTGCCTGATATGGAAACGCACTTTCTTTAGATCTCCTTGAATTGAAAATTTCTTCTcaaatcattaattattcatacaCTGATGACCCACTCAGATTGCTTTAATTCGGTCAGGTGCATggatcttgatacccaatgaacatacagatcaagacacatccgatattagttcaaaaactgatcaagacactgatcaagaaacttgaattttaattagttcacaTCAGTACAGTGCTACACAATTATTCCTTCTTAGGTACTGTGAACCATTTCTCTCCTCCAAATGacgtttcaaagaacaaatgattccATACACGCTAATTGGAGGGTATCTTTCTCCCGACTTTTTCGCTACCTCCATCACGAATTTGGACAACCAGCGACAGTACTTCAGCGACAGTACGTTCATTGCAGCTATGTCAGCACTCAGAGCGCAGACCTTGTGTAGCTCGTAGTCTTAAAAGACACCACCACAATCTAAAACTGGAACCTTAACCTCTCTTAAACTCTGCCATTCGgcaaaaatgtttacagcccacttgttcttgtattttgttgaaggtggaacggtgtcatttaccaaaccagtttcttcagaagacgTTTTGGGAACGCGAAATCGTTCTGATCCGGACGCGAGCGCCATCGTGGCATAATATTAATATTCCCCTATGCACATGGCCTCATGTACGAAATGAATATCAAATATTCCTTCATTTACCTTATGAATAAAAAACGAACAATTGCCTGTTGATCACACCTTCTGATGACTTATTCTTCggaaaaaattccatgaaattttcacactagtttgagaagcaatcgaaacaataaaagcactcggcctgcggcctgcggcctcgtgctttcatctgtttctcggtgtttggaacccctgttgaaacactcgcactcgtttttgatatattacatcaaATTTACCAAACAAGAGAAAAACTAAGAGCAAAAAGGGGAAAAACAAAGATTTAAAAAGAAGTTTGCAATCTTACGATTGCGCTTGTTTGAGAATAGACACTAAAATAATAACATTGTTTGTGGAAAGACAGACTTCATTTTCTGGAATATCAGTGTATTTCGTGGTCGAGAGGCTTTCTACAGAAAGAAAATGGTTTTCGGGAGAgttatgtatatttttttcatgaaaaaccTCCTCGAGGACTAGACATTAAAAAAGAACCGAGTTCTATAAAAGCAAATTAAGGTGTTTTCCAGATAAAAGTTAATTTACATTTATCTTAGCTTACCAGTTCCTTCGAATTTGTCGCTGTTCCGGTGTAAAAAATTGAACGCTTGCTTGGATCTTAAACACTGCAGTATTTATGACTTATCACAACATTCTTAGCTGTGAAATATGAAAACGGCGAGCCGCACGTCCTAGAAGCGTCAATTAGTAGACATAACTTTTCGCCTCTTCACTCCAGGGGTTTGTTGATTATAAGCACTCACGCTGGCAGCTATAAACAGTTTCAAGGGGAACTATTGTGATTGTGTGATCATGCAGGAGCAATATATAATTGCGTCCCTTTAATCACGcactaacttttttttttcagaattaaaTATTAATCGAAATTAAGAAAGAATGTACTCGAGgctgagatttttttttttttgcagaatacaTAGACAAGGCAATGGGCAACTTGATTATATTTTCCACAGATAAGAATACAAGACCTGACACCGTCCTCAGTTTAAATGGAGGGAGGGTGCCTTTACTACCCGTGTGtaagatttttcaagatttatttcatataGATTAATTCACCGAATAAAAGATTAGTCCAATTGAAAACGCCTTTTGTCGTAGACCTAAAGCAAAAAGCGATCTTGAAAATGCAATCCGTAATAACAGACTGCGCTGGATCCCAAAAACGTTTGTTTACTCCAAAACCATCTTAGATTTGTGCTATATAAAAGGACCAAAGTGTTCTAAGACCTAATACTCCAGAAGGAGGACGATTTTCATCTCACACTCCATATACAATGTAACATGATGTATAAGCAAGTTCTAATACGCTACACCCTTACTGCTGCAGCTGGCCCACTATTTATTTATGTGGTCTTCAAGAACGTTCACAAGGACATCGTCTCCAAACCCATTCTTAATAAGTTAGTCGACAAATCACGGCAAATATGGCATTGAGGTTTGTGGCGAAAATATATAAAGAGAAAAAGTTGTAAGAAACTTCTTAAACGGTTTGATGAAAGGCTGATacgaaaatatattttctctttatttttccATGTTTatgtcagtcaataaattgaTACTGACTTTTGTGGCAAAATGGAAAGAAATTATGAAATAAAAGtcttaaaaatttcttttcaaaaatcttTTGCCGATATAAAAACGAATCTTCTCTAGATGTCCGTGAATTaaaaatttcaagcaatttacCGAACAtgacaaaaagaacaaaaaggggaaaaattaataaaaagttTGTAATCTTACGATTGCGCTTATTTGACAATAGATGCTGTTTGTGGAAAAGACAGACTTTTTTTTCTAGAATATGTATTTCTTAGTCGAAAGATGTTGCAAGAAAAGCTGTTTCTGCAAAAGGAAAACGATTTTCTGGAGAGctatgcattttttttccgcTTGGAAAACCTTTGTGGAAAAGGTTTATAACACTTCGAGGACTAgacattaaaaaagaaaagagttctATTAATAAATTAAAGCAAATTAGGGGGTTTTCCAGACAATGGTCATCATATTAGGTTTATCTTAGCTTACCAGCTCTTTAGAATTTGTTTGTATTCCTCTGTGGAAAATTGGATCttgaacactgcaatatttaTGACTTATCACAGCGTtctgtgaaatataaaaacGGCGAGTCACACGTTCTAGAAGCGTAAATTACTAAAGAAAACTTTTCGCTACTTCACTCCAGGAGCTTATTGTTCATAACTAATCACGCCGGCAGCTTGTAACAGTTTCAAGGCGAACCCTGTGAAACATGATCATAGTCCTTTTCATTAAGTACTACACTTGTgtcttttaaatattaattcaaattgAAGACGAGTGTACTATATATAGGTTGAGATGTTTTTCAGAATACATAGACTAGACAAGACAACTTGTATTTTCCATAGATAAAAATACGATAAAAAACTTGGCATCGCATGTAGCGAAAGCTAATCGAGGTGGGCCAtgcagaagaaagaaaaataaaagaaatttggTAATATCtgttcaagaaaaaagaaaagaaaagggaaaacaaattacatacaaaactaaagaaaacaacgTAAGCGAAACATATATTGCATCATGTCATTAAAAGATTCACTGTGTAATTAAGACTACGTAGCAAAACCGAAATAACtgagacaaaacaataatttcaagatTTGATTTTTGGATATATCAATTCTTTAAGGCCTGGTTACATGGAGGGAGGGTGGTCTTCCTAACCAAGCTATCCAGTGGGAGAGCCAACTTTTCATGTAACGTTCCTTTAGAAAACGCATTGAGGCGTTTACGTGCTGGACTGGGTAACTTGCCTTTCCAGAGCACCCTGTCTACTTGCCTGAGGCACCCCTCCAGGGGGCTTTCTTTTTTGCCATGTAAGCGGTTCGTGGCAGTGCGAAATTATCATCCTCGAGAATCGTTTCGTCGTAATGACTTATCAGACAACGTGAATGTGCAGAGAACAGGGAGCTTTGACAGGCGGAACCGgtaccggaagtgagctgtttacCTATTTAACTtagctatctcaaacacacgttaaaaattatcattatttttcatATGTGGTGATAGGGTTTTTCTTAG
The nucleotide sequence above comes from Acropora muricata isolate sample 2 chromosome 12, ASM3666990v1, whole genome shotgun sequence. Encoded proteins:
- the LOC136893258 gene encoding uncharacterized protein is translated as MSLLLFFVFFDLDLSSSSLSSLFASSTSSPFSPFSFRSPSSSLSSSSSSPTSSLSFLGNQGNISVSDVFHVILLLFPDVDECTALPPVCHENSVCNNTNGSYSCTCNPGYTGNGKTCTDVNECRESTHNCRIHFKCINIPGSFGCAYNYSRESCQAVREDGEQRQISLSDGLYTLSRNSSSFYAYCDMTSSGQAWTLIARFSNNDAKNWMNDSGEWWFDKSVGVGKEISPSVNADMLSPAFWLVSGLEFKITRSDDPRHTALLQTTGDCLGRQTFRKKIQSYGNFRDGTVWASDDCLGNCNVHYGGQFQTTDGFGQASCSGSLQNATQVGFWCDWGSSGGAVLMIGGGGHDCKQADHGIAITEAEEASFLETGQGEHDFGHEGDTGTSNSKNYSLNLWIN